The following are encoded together in the Pedobacter steynii genome:
- the mobC gene encoding conjugal transfer protein MobC, whose amino-acid sequence MNTGENAEALRKIADFIRKSSICLLCLHFYVYCYAAFEQWQLTHSIVRQVLENIGRTGLFKEFYISKAGALLLLIVSLVGTKGRKDEKLKLSTALRQIISGLIIYGTSYLLLRLEASVAVLGGLYITVTAIGYLLIVNGGTLLTRLLKQRLDEDIFNQLQETFPQEERLLENEYSINLPARYNLKGKVRKSWINFINPFRALLVAGTPGAGKSYFVIRHVITQHLSKGFSMFIYDFKFPDLSVIAYNSFLKNKHKYKVEPKFYVIDFDNIYHRCNPLYPESMTDITDATESSRTIMLGLNREWIKKTGDFFVESPINFLTGIIWYLRKYKNGKYCTLPHCIELMQMEYDKLFPVLRTEPEIEVLINPFVTAYVNGAMEQLEGQIASAKITMARLASPKLYYVLSGNDFTLDINNPADPKIVCVGNNPQKAQVYGAVLSLYVSRMIKLVNRKDQLKSSLIFDEFPTIYIGGASGIEGTIATARGNRVCTCLAVQDISQLRKDYGKESADVIFNIVGNIISGQVLGDTAKTLSERFGKIMQQRQSLSINASDTSISKSTQLEYAIPASRISTLSSGEFVGSVADNPTEKIELKNFHSEIINDHDAIAAEEAAYVPIPKVRETTAAEIEENYLQIKDEVAMIIESEMERIYDTPELAHLLIVRND is encoded by the coding sequence ATGAATACTGGAGAGAACGCAGAAGCTTTAAGAAAGATTGCCGATTTTATCAGGAAGAGCAGCATTTGCCTGTTATGCCTGCACTTTTATGTTTATTGCTATGCCGCATTTGAACAGTGGCAGCTCACCCACAGTATAGTCCGGCAGGTGTTGGAAAACATTGGCCGGACCGGGCTTTTTAAAGAGTTCTATATATCAAAGGCCGGGGCTTTGCTCCTGCTCATTGTTTCGCTGGTCGGCACTAAAGGCAGGAAAGATGAGAAGCTAAAGCTATCCACTGCTTTACGCCAGATCATCTCCGGTCTGATTATCTATGGCACCAGTTACCTGCTGCTCAGATTGGAAGCCTCGGTTGCTGTGCTTGGTGGCCTATACATAACGGTTACAGCAATCGGTTACCTGCTGATCGTTAACGGAGGCACATTGTTAACCCGCCTGTTGAAGCAACGTTTGGATGAAGATATCTTTAACCAGCTGCAGGAGACTTTCCCCCAGGAAGAGAGACTGTTGGAAAATGAGTATTCCATTAACCTGCCTGCCCGCTATAACCTGAAAGGCAAAGTCCGTAAGTCCTGGATCAATTTTATAAACCCATTCAGGGCCTTGCTTGTCGCCGGAACACCAGGTGCCGGCAAAAGCTATTTCGTAATCCGCCATGTGATTACCCAGCATCTGAGCAAGGGTTTCAGCATGTTTATTTACGACTTTAAGTTCCCGGACTTATCTGTTATTGCCTATAACTCCTTCCTAAAAAATAAGCATAAATATAAGGTTGAGCCGAAATTTTATGTAATCGATTTCGACAACATTTATCACCGCTGCAATCCGCTTTATCCGGAAAGCATGACTGATATCACTGATGCAACGGAAAGCAGCAGGACGATCATGCTCGGCCTCAATCGCGAGTGGATCAAAAAAACCGGGGATTTTTTTGTCGAAAGTCCAATTAATTTTCTCACCGGCATCATCTGGTACCTGCGAAAATATAAGAACGGGAAATACTGTACGCTGCCGCACTGTATAGAGCTGATGCAGATGGAGTACGATAAACTGTTCCCCGTTTTGCGTACCGAGCCTGAGATTGAGGTGCTGATCAATCCCTTTGTAACAGCATATGTAAATGGGGCGATGGAGCAACTCGAGGGACAGATTGCTTCAGCCAAAATTACGATGGCGCGGCTGGCCTCTCCCAAGCTGTATTATGTGCTCTCAGGCAACGACTTTACCCTTGATATCAATAATCCCGCAGATCCCAAGATTGTTTGCGTAGGCAACAACCCGCAAAAAGCACAGGTGTATGGTGCTGTGCTTTCGCTGTATGTTTCGAGGATGATCAAGCTGGTCAACCGGAAAGACCAGCTAAAATCGTCACTGATTTTCGATGAGTTTCCGACCATATATATCGGCGGTGCTTCCGGCATAGAGGGTACGATCGCGACCGCCCGAGGGAATAGGGTTTGCACCTGCCTGGCGGTCCAGGATATATCGCAGTTGCGTAAAGATTATGGAAAAGAAAGTGCTGATGTGATCTTCAATATTGTCGGCAATATCATCAGTGGCCAGGTGCTCGGCGATACAGCAAAGACTTTAAGCGAACGCTTTGGTAAGATCATGCAGCAACGCCAGAGCCTTTCCATTAATGCAAGTGATACTTCTATAAGTAAATCAACGCAGCTTGAGTATGCGATACCGGCATCAAGAATTTCAACACTTTCTTCCGGAGAGTTCGTCGGCTCCGTAGCCGATAATCCGACAGAAAAAATAGAACTTAAAAATTTCCATTCGGAGATCATTAATGATCATGATGCAATAGCAGCTGAGGAAGCAGCCTATGTGCCGATACCTAAAGTCCGAGAAACGACTGCGGCAGAAATTGAAGAGAATTATCTGCAAATTAAAGATGAAGTGGCTATGATCATCGAATCGGAAATGGAACGGATTTATGACACCCCCGAGTTAGCCCACCTCTTGATTGTAAGAAATGACTAA
- a CDS encoding gliding motility-associated C-terminal domain-containing protein — protein MKAYLVTLLLFLTLPFISTAQGENNICNFGFQANRVINFNTPVPSVDELVNIPTNQSHWASTVCYPNGSLRFFVRFQYNFFGVPEFYVFDAAGNGIVGSEDLLTDAGLIDYSMPVVIPRPGNSDQFYIFHSVDYGLYYSLLDMSLNGGAGGMVPGEKNVQIAPPGSIFTRLITPVRGCNGTWLVIRSQIADEFYSYKVSASGIDTHKIVSHSGAYPPGDYNYGGTLKASPNGAYLSVTGWSAVELFNFERCSGKIKLTGSLDTTGNPPLFPGAGTVLPSHSRFTGVGFSPDNTKLYVTKNRNINFMIAPGELFQFDLNQPNFSALVASRTLIIANQPSIFPNLATCDLVGENPLGQIKTGPDNKVYIDNGSYTCLDTAFVPLGYNPGPAFHVLDNPNAAGLACLPVLNRIKSPLSVEFYMSGDGGESYLQNDIVYTNPLPDTLFGRHIVPACFSDSLILAVDQDKECLLWDNGSREYNRVVYENGKYAVTYFKDCVYHSDTFLVSFVATPFLTVINQSCAGTNTGSIAAGNLNGESVPFNAIWYDAAGATLKNSSQNIADTINGLATGTYTVKLTYQSGCDITLFATISSYPAPVVSASPADTTIRYGDSIPLQAAGALLYVWSPATFLDTVIGALVWAAPLQPTIITVLGIDENGCGDTGIVSIDIDYTMPSMVPNAFSPNGDGLNDIFKIEGISYQRIKQFWVFNRFGQCVFSTSDPTKGWNGTQNNNPCDVGTYHYLIELELPDRSSKTYKGDVLLIR, from the coding sequence ATGAAAGCTTACCTGGTTACCCTTCTATTATTTTTAACCCTGCCGTTTATTTCCACAGCTCAGGGAGAGAACAACATCTGCAATTTTGGTTTTCAGGCCAATAGAGTAATTAACTTTAACACGCCTGTCCCGTCGGTAGACGAACTGGTAAATATCCCGACCAATCAATCCCATTGGGCAAGCACGGTTTGTTACCCCAATGGATCACTCAGGTTCTTCGTAAGATTTCAATATAATTTCTTTGGCGTTCCTGAGTTCTATGTATTTGATGCTGCCGGCAATGGAATTGTCGGTAGTGAAGATTTGTTGACAGACGCAGGATTGATAGATTATTCTATGCCGGTTGTAATACCCCGACCCGGCAATAGCGATCAATTCTATATTTTTCATTCTGTAGACTACGGCCTGTATTATTCATTGCTGGATATGAGCCTTAATGGTGGAGCGGGAGGGATGGTTCCGGGTGAGAAAAATGTACAGATTGCACCTCCAGGCTCAATATTCACGAGACTTATAACTCCGGTCAGAGGTTGCAACGGCACCTGGCTGGTTATAAGATCACAAATCGCGGATGAATTCTACAGCTATAAAGTTTCGGCCTCCGGGATTGACACCCATAAAATAGTTTCCCATAGCGGCGCTTATCCACCAGGGGATTATAATTATGGTGGGACACTAAAGGCATCCCCTAATGGGGCCTATCTTTCCGTCACAGGATGGAGCGCTGTGGAACTTTTCAATTTTGAACGCTGCAGCGGCAAGATAAAATTAACTGGTAGTCTTGACACCACAGGCAACCCACCGCTCTTTCCCGGTGCCGGTACCGTTCTTCCATCCCACAGTAGGTTTACAGGTGTGGGGTTTTCACCTGACAATACTAAATTGTATGTTACAAAAAATAGAAACATAAACTTCATGATCGCCCCTGGAGAGCTGTTTCAATTCGATTTAAATCAACCTAATTTTTCGGCTTTAGTAGCATCCAGAACACTAATCATCGCAAATCAACCTTCAATCTTTCCTAACCTAGCAACATGCGATTTGGTTGGCGAAAATCCATTAGGCCAAATCAAAACCGGCCCGGATAACAAAGTCTATATAGACAATGGTAGCTATACCTGCCTCGACACTGCCTTCGTGCCGTTAGGATACAATCCGGGACCTGCCTTCCATGTCCTAGACAATCCAAATGCAGCGGGTCTTGCCTGCCTGCCGGTTTTAAACAGGATAAAATCACCGTTAAGTGTAGAATTTTACATGTCAGGAGACGGTGGTGAGTCATACCTTCAAAATGACATTGTTTATACTAACCCATTGCCAGACACTTTATTCGGTCGCCATATTGTGCCAGCGTGTTTTTCCGACAGCCTGATCCTAGCTGTCGACCAGGACAAGGAATGCTTACTGTGGGATAACGGTTCACGGGAATATAACCGGGTGGTGTATGAAAACGGCAAATATGCAGTTACTTACTTTAAGGACTGCGTCTACCATTCGGATACATTCCTTGTCTCCTTTGTTGCAACTCCATTTCTGACCGTCATCAATCAGAGCTGTGCCGGTACCAATACCGGTAGCATAGCCGCGGGGAACCTAAACGGGGAGAGCGTCCCCTTTAACGCAATTTGGTACGATGCGGCAGGGGCGACCCTCAAAAATAGTAGCCAGAACATTGCAGATACAATTAATGGCCTTGCCACAGGTACATACACGGTTAAGTTGACTTATCAATCGGGGTGTGACATTACACTTTTTGCAACCATATCTAGCTATCCTGCGCCCGTAGTTTCTGCCAGCCCTGCAGATACAACCATCCGTTATGGTGATAGTATTCCTCTTCAGGCAGCAGGGGCACTGTTATATGTATGGTCACCTGCGACTTTCCTGGATACCGTTATCGGCGCTTTGGTGTGGGCCGCCCCGTTGCAGCCAACAATAATTACTGTACTCGGCATTGATGAAAATGGCTGTGGGGATACGGGCATTGTAAGCATTGACATTGATTATACTATGCCTTCTATGGTACCCAATGCATTTTCACCGAATGGTGACGGCTTAAATGATATCTTTAAGATAGAGGGCATCAGTTATCAAAGGATAAAGCAGTTCTGGGTGTTTAACCGTTTCGGGCAATGTGTATTCAGCACCTCCGACCCGACTAAAGGATGGAACGGCACACAAAATAATAATCCATGTGATGTAGGAACATACCACTATCTCATCGAACTTGAACTACCTGACCGCAGCTCCAAAACTTATAAAGGAGATGTGCTTTTAATTCGGTAA
- a CDS encoding energy transducer TonB, which yields MKLQNSEKIKKVLMPAFVFAIAGIFLIQSPSPVTAQEKPTTPLKRSDEKEKIYVSIDHMPEPSVDLSKYLHEKFKDPENAKNDTTKGLVVVQFIVGKDGKVSDAKIKKSIRADIDAEVLRVVNTLPDWKPGIHEGHPVAVYYTLPFRYKSN from the coding sequence ATGAAATTGCAAAATTCAGAAAAAATTAAAAAGGTGCTAATGCCAGCATTTGTATTTGCCATTGCTGGTATTTTTCTAATACAAAGCCCGTCCCCGGTTACGGCCCAAGAGAAACCTACTACCCCTTTAAAACGCTCTGATGAGAAGGAAAAAATTTATGTCTCGATAGATCATATGCCGGAGCCAAGTGTCGATTTGAGCAAATACTTACACGAAAAATTTAAAGACCCTGAAAACGCCAAGAACGATACAACGAAAGGTTTAGTGGTCGTACAATTTATTGTCGGCAAAGACGGAAAGGTGAGCGACGCCAAGATTAAGAAATCAATACGTGCAGATATAGACGCAGAGGTTCTGCGCGTCGTTAATACTTTACCTGATTGGAAACCAGGAATACATGAAGGGCATCCAGTTGCAGTATACTACACTTTACCGTTCCGCTACAAGTCAAATTAA
- a CDS encoding TonB-dependent receptor plug domain-containing protein: MKKKLLCILSVSLYALTSYAQEDTVATKQQVAEVIVTANKFEEKSKYVAQRVEVLDPAVIENSMSNNTASLLEQTGKVFVQKSQLGGGSPVLRGFEASRILLMVDGVRMNNAIYRTGHLQNAITIDDDILEKVEILYGPASTIYGSDALGGVVHFQTRKPQLSSSGKLSVKSNVSTRYSSAFQEYTGHIDVNMGWKKWATLTSISYSSFGDLRQGNNRNPFYPELGKRKEYIERINGVDSIVANKDANVQKFSSYRQIDLLQKIYWQPKLNQSHQLNIQYSTSGDIPRYDRLTDTRNGQLRWAEWYYGPQERFMASYQYKAKALNGFFDQMMIGANYQNIKESRVQRAYKKEEKEYRIEDVDVLALNADLRKSKGRHEVSIGIDGQFNFLNSTAYKQNIVSQEKTYGLDTRYPDGSNNMNYTGIYGQHLFKLIPGKLIINDGLRLNYVSLNSKFSDTAILHLPFTGARQRNITFSANAGIIYLPDDKSKLSMGFATGFRSPNIDDMAKVFESAGGVQLVVPNPDLRPEQTYNFDLSLSRNFLGWIYVEASGFYSLFRNAMVLDKYKFNGADSILYDGKLTAVVANQNKAKAFICGFQGSVILRPLQGFGLYSYITYTYGRYQGLDGQEVPMDHIPPVFGKTGASYRYRLLEADVYILYNGWKHLGDYNPYGEDNLQYTTELGMPSWYTFNVSTTWSITKNIKAQVALENLFDQNYRVFASGINGAGRNLMIKLKASL, encoded by the coding sequence ATGAAAAAAAAATTACTCTGTATCCTATCTGTCAGCCTATACGCGTTGACCTCCTACGCGCAAGAAGACACAGTAGCAACTAAACAACAGGTGGCTGAAGTCATTGTTACCGCCAATAAATTTGAAGAAAAGAGTAAATATGTAGCACAAAGGGTGGAAGTACTCGACCCTGCAGTTATTGAAAATTCCATGTCTAATAACACGGCAAGTCTGCTGGAACAGACTGGAAAAGTGTTCGTACAGAAAAGTCAGTTAGGTGGCGGCAGCCCGGTATTGCGTGGCTTTGAAGCCAGCCGTATACTACTGATGGTAGACGGTGTACGGATGAACAACGCCATATATCGGACGGGCCATTTGCAGAATGCAATCACAATAGATGATGATATCCTGGAAAAGGTAGAGATATTGTATGGCCCGGCTTCTACCATATACGGATCAGATGCCCTGGGTGGGGTTGTACATTTCCAGACCAGGAAACCGCAATTGTCTTCTTCCGGAAAGCTATCGGTAAAATCCAATGTCAGTACCCGGTACAGCAGTGCTTTCCAGGAATATACCGGGCATATCGATGTAAACATGGGTTGGAAGAAATGGGCAACGCTTACATCCATCAGCTACAGCAGCTTCGGCGATCTGCGTCAGGGCAATAACCGTAATCCCTTTTATCCCGAACTGGGTAAAAGGAAGGAGTATATAGAGCGGATCAACGGTGTGGATTCGATTGTTGCCAACAAAGATGCTAATGTGCAAAAGTTCAGTTCTTACAGACAGATCGATTTATTACAAAAGATATATTGGCAACCCAAGCTCAATCAGAGCCACCAGTTAAATATCCAGTATTCTACCAGTGGAGACATTCCCCGTTACGACCGCTTGACAGATACCAGGAATGGGCAACTCCGCTGGGCTGAATGGTATTATGGGCCGCAGGAGCGGTTTATGGCATCCTACCAATACAAGGCAAAGGCATTGAACGGCTTTTTTGACCAGATGATGATCGGAGCAAACTATCAAAACATAAAAGAAAGCAGGGTGCAACGTGCATACAAAAAAGAGGAAAAGGAATACAGGATCGAAGATGTGGATGTACTTGCTTTGAATGCCGATCTACGGAAGAGCAAAGGAAGGCATGAAGTCAGTATTGGTATAGATGGGCAATTTAATTTTTTAAACTCAACCGCTTATAAACAAAATATAGTCAGCCAGGAAAAAACTTATGGCCTTGATACCCGCTACCCCGATGGTAGTAATAATATGAATTATACCGGTATATACGGACAGCATTTATTTAAACTTATACCGGGCAAACTGATTATTAACGATGGTTTGCGGCTGAACTACGTAAGCCTGAACAGTAAATTTTCAGATACGGCTATCCTTCATTTGCCATTTACAGGAGCCCGCCAGCGTAACATTACCTTCAGTGCTAATGCCGGCATCATTTACCTGCCTGATGATAAAAGTAAACTCTCCATGGGTTTTGCAACTGGTTTCCGTTCGCCGAACATAGACGATATGGCTAAAGTATTTGAATCGGCCGGAGGTGTACAACTGGTCGTTCCGAACCCCGATCTACGCCCCGAGCAAACTTATAATTTTGACCTGAGCTTATCCCGGAATTTCCTGGGTTGGATTTATGTTGAAGCCAGTGGGTTTTATAGCTTGTTCCGCAATGCCATGGTGCTGGATAAATATAAATTTAACGGAGCCGATTCCATACTTTATGATGGGAAGCTGACTGCTGTGGTTGCGAATCAGAATAAAGCCAAAGCCTTTATCTGCGGCTTCCAGGGTAGTGTTATCCTGCGACCGCTACAAGGCTTCGGTCTGTACAGCTATATTACTTACACCTATGGCCGTTATCAGGGCCTGGATGGACAGGAAGTGCCCATGGATCATATTCCTCCTGTGTTTGGTAAGACCGGTGCCAGTTACAGGTACCGTCTCCTGGAAGCAGATGTATACATATTATATAATGGCTGGAAACATCTTGGCGATTATAATCCCTATGGAGAAGATAACCTGCAATATACTACAGAATTGGGTATGCCTTCCTGGTACACGTTTAATGTTTCCACAACTTGGAGTATTACCAAAAACATTAAAGCACAGGTAGCCCTGGAAAATTTATTCGACCAGAATTACCGGGTATTTGCCTCCGGAATAAATGGCGCAGGCAGGAACCTGATGATCAAATTGAAAGCATCGCTATAA
- a CDS encoding T9SS type A sorting domain-containing protein, which yields MKNHFYCSVCIYCLLVLLSFQAGAQKIYFTDTTNNWITRRAGEMGPNGLGTWNFYQYYSSDTLIERNGHFYTEIKSDIGWEKQYFARTLIRDDTAAGLVYIKPLQDTLSGIYRVTDTNEFVYLNYNLNVGDTLIMPLVFWGSGDSISIHVVTEVDSFMSDNTWYKTHKFNAYKGMRGGDTQGYTRYTVYEGVGPDSGPILEPNSINEYGPLILSCFRNKGSINPKFSVFCNALAIEKLDKKVKHFQLYPNPGCDKLTIKGYEKSDKQYSVKISDLQGKVLLETKFKHETVLDVKYFASGIYILQFIAEANVLQFDKLVIQK from the coding sequence ATGAAAAATCATTTTTACTGCTCGGTTTGCATTTATTGCTTATTGGTGCTGTTGTCGTTTCAGGCAGGCGCCCAAAAGATATATTTTACGGATACGACCAACAACTGGATTACCAGGCGAGCGGGAGAAATGGGGCCGAACGGTCTAGGTACCTGGAATTTTTATCAATATTATTCTTCTGATACTTTAATTGAAAGGAACGGTCATTTTTATACAGAGATAAAGTCTGATATTGGCTGGGAGAAGCAATACTTTGCAAGAACCTTGATACGTGATGATACCGCAGCTGGATTAGTATATATAAAGCCCCTTCAGGACACACTTTCTGGAATTTACAGAGTGACAGATACCAATGAGTTTGTGTATCTAAATTATAACCTTAATGTCGGTGATACCCTAATCATGCCTTTGGTCTTTTGGGGAAGTGGAGACAGCATCAGTATTCACGTAGTAACTGAAGTCGACAGCTTTATGTCAGACAATACTTGGTATAAAACGCATAAGTTTAATGCGTATAAAGGAATGAGAGGTGGGGACACACAAGGATACACCAGGTACACTGTTTATGAAGGTGTTGGACCAGATTCCGGCCCCATTCTTGAACCTAATAGTATAAATGAATATGGCCCTCTGATACTGAGCTGTTTCCGGAACAAGGGCTCAATTAATCCAAAATTTAGTGTCTTCTGTAATGCTTTAGCTATAGAAAAATTGGATAAAAAAGTAAAACATTTTCAATTATATCCGAATCCTGGTTGTGATAAACTGACGATAAAAGGTTATGAGAAGTCCGATAAACAATATTCTGTAAAAATATCAGACCTGCAGGGTAAAGTATTGTTGGAGACAAAATTCAAACATGAAACAGTGCTTGATGTAAAATATTTCGCTTCCGGCATTTATATTTTACAATTCATTGCGGAAGCAAATGTCCTGCAGTTCGACAAATTGGTAATTCAAAAATAG